A stretch of the Osmerus mordax isolate fOsmMor3 chromosome 12, fOsmMor3.pri, whole genome shotgun sequence genome encodes the following:
- the nanos1 gene encoding nanos homolog 1: protein MDFLNHNYLNARSPYDYTFNFWNDYLGLSTLVTKNNRHSMPQSPNSITESLKATLGLDDSPTCACVIAASGEGGHLDCCCPSASPPPTNILDLKERFSILSPFQNQIAGVPFPERDLSLGGSMAGFDLFGMERKMRKPTSRNKQEPKICVFCRNNGAPEEVYGSHVLKTPDGRVVCPILRAYTCPLCSANGDNAHTIKYCPLSKDQPSQRPLKGGRAVGGKRMKIF, encoded by the coding sequence ATGGATTTTCTCAATCATAACTATTTGAATGCGCGAAGCCCTTATGACTACACATTCAATTTTTGGAACGACTATCTTGGTCTTTCGACGTTGGTCACGAAGAATAACAGGCACAGCATGCCACAGAGTCCCAACTCAATCACCGAGTCTCTGAAAGCAACGCTGGGCTTGGATGACTCTCCGACATGTGCGTGCGTAATCGCGGCCAGCGGTGAAGGCGGCCACCTGGACTGCTGTTGCCCGTCCGCGAGCCCTCCACCTACCAACATCCTTGACTTGAAAGAGCGCTTCTCAATCCTTAGCCCGTTTCAAAACCAAATCGCTGGTGTTCCGTTCCCAGAGAGGGACTTGAGTCTTGGGGGAAGCATGGCGGGATTTGATCTGTTCGGCATGGAGAGGAAGATGCGCAAACCAACTTCCAGGaataaacaggagcccaaaatCTGCGTCTTCTGCCGGAATAACGGTGCGCCGGAGGAGGTGTACGGCTCCCACGTTCTGAAGACTCCGGACGGGAGGGTTGTGTGCCCTATTCTCCGGGCATATACCTGCCCCCTATGCAGTGCTAACGGGGATAATGCCCACACAATAAAGTACTGTCCACTCTCCAAAGATCAGCCATCCCAGAGACCATTAAAGGGAGGTAGGGCAGTGGGTGGCAAGCGAATGAAAATATTCTAG